In Citrus sinensis cultivar Valencia sweet orange chromosome 2, DVS_A1.0, whole genome shotgun sequence, a single genomic region encodes these proteins:
- the LOC102630192 gene encoding monothiol glutaredoxin-S17 — protein MSVGGSVKELKTKEELDNVRQSGAPVILHFWASWCEASKHMDQVFSHLSTDFPHAHFFKVEAEEHPEISEAYSVSAVPFFVFFKDGKAVDTLEGADPSSLANKVAKVAGSVNPGEPAAPASLGMAAGPAILEAVKELAKQNGSSQVNKEVEPGLSDALKKRLQQLLDSHPVMLFMKGTPEEPKCGFSRQVVDILKDEKVEFGSFNILSDNEVREGLKKFSNWPTFPQLYCKGELLGGCDIVIAMHKSGELKDVFRDHGIETVGGSGKSGISESTGLSATLTSRLESLINSSPVMLFMKGKPEEPKCGFSGKVVEILKQGKVDFGSFDILTDEEVRQGLKVYSNWSSYPQLYIKGELIGGSDIVLEMQKSGELKKVLAEKGITVEKENLEDRLKNLITSSPVMLFMKGNPDSPRCGFSSKVVNALKEEGVNFGSFDILTDEEVRQGLKVYSNWPTFPQLYHKGELIGGCDIVMELKDNGELKSTLSE, from the exons ATGAGTGTTGGTGGGTCAGTGAAGGAGTTGAAGACGAAGGAGGAGCTTGATAACGTGCGCCAGAGTGGCGCACCGGTTATCCTGCACTTCTGGGCATCATGGTGTGAAGCCTCTAAGCACATGGACCAAGTTTTTTCTCACCTTTCTACCGATTTTCCACATGCCCATTTCTTCAag GTTGAAGCTGAAGAGCACCCCGAAATTTCTGAAGCTTACTCTGTTTCAGCTGTGCCTTTCTTTGTCTTCTTCAAG GATGGTAAGGCTGTTGATACATTGGAGGGTGCTGATCCATCCAGTTTGGCCAACAAGGTTGCTAAGGTTGCTGGATCAGTTAACCCAGGAGAACCTGCTGCCCCTGCCAGCCTTGGGATGGCTGCTGGACCCGCTATACTTGAAGCTGTAAAAGAGTTGGCAAAACAAAATGGCTCTTCCCAAGTGAACAAGGAAGTGGAGCCTGGTCTCAGTGATGCTCTTAAAAAGCGGCTGCAGCAGCTGCTTGACTCTCACCCTGTCATGCTATTTATGAAGGGAACTCCTGAAGAGCCCAAGTGTGGGTTCAGTAGGCAAGTTGTTGACATTTTGAAAGATGAAAAGGTCGAGTTTGGAAGTTTCAACATTCTTTCGGACAATGAGGTTCGTGAGGGATTGAAGAAGTTCTCTAACTGGCCGACATTTCCTCAGCTCTATTGCAAAGGAGAGCTTCTGGGTGGGTGCGACATAGTAATTGCAATGCACAAGAGTGGCGAACTGAAAGATGTTTTCCGAGATCATGGAATTGAAACTGTTGGTGGAAGTGGAAAGAGTGGCATCTCAGAATCAACTGGCTTGAGTGCAACCCTTACCTCTCGACTGGAAAGCCTGATTAATTCAAGCCCTGTGATGCTGTTTATGAAGGGAAAGCCAGAGGAACCCAAGTGCGGTTTCAGTGGGAAGGTAGTTGAAATCCTCAAACAAGGAAAGGTTGATTTTGGTAGTTTTGACATACTTACTGACGAAGAAGTTCGTCAAGGTCTTAAAGTTTATTCAAATTGGTCTAGTTACCCACAGCTATATATTAAGGGTGAGCTTATTGGTGGATCAGACATTGTGTTGGAGATGCAGAAGAGTGGGGAACTTAAAAAGGTTTTGGCTGAGAAAGGAATTactgttgagaaagaaaaCCTCGAAGATCGTCTGAAGAATTTGATTACATCTTCACCAGTGATGCTCTTCATGAAGGGTAACCCAGATTCTCCAAGATGCGGTTTCAGTTCCAAAGTTGTTAATGCCCTGAAGGAGGAGGGAGTCAATTTTGGGTCCTTTGATATTTTAACCGATGAGGAAGTGAGGCAGGGGTTAAAAGTTTACTCGAACTGGCCGACCTTTCCCCAATTATACCACAAAGGTGAGTTGATAGGAGGTTGTGATATTGTAATGGAGCTGAAAGACAATGGAGAGCTGAAATCCACCCTATCTGAGTAG
- the LOC102629903 gene encoding pentatricopeptide repeat-containing protein At4g21705, mitochondrial — MIPKLKLSTNTQIHNAVFSRFYYTNRINKTTLYSIISPLGNPGTRIEPELDNWVKNGNKVRVGELQRIIRDLRKRKRFSQALEVSDWMNRKGICVFAPCDHAVQLDLIGRVHGFLSAESYFSNLKDDEKTYQTYGALLNCYVRQRQTDKALSHFRKMKEMGIALSTLTYNDIMCLYSKTGQYEKVPDVLTEMKATNIFPDNFSYRICINSYGARSDLEGMEIILREMESQPHIVLDWSTYASAAHFYIKANLIDKASDVLKKAEERLEQKDGIGYNFLISLYASLGNKSEVLRLWDLEKTACKRYINRDYITMLEALMKLGEHEEAEKVLKEWELSGNSYDTRIPNAIIIGYCNNGLVQNAEAILEDLVEKGKATTPNSWAVVAAGYFDAGKTERGFQCMKAALSVYVEGKGWKPDPKVITSILSKLGDEGSVQDVEAFVAALRTVIPMNRQMYHAFIKANIRNGKGVDELLDSMKADGIDEDEETKEILVCTMEK; from the exons ATGATACCAAAATTGAAGCTGTCAACAAACACCCAGATCCACAATGCAGTTTTTAGCAGATTTTACTATACAAATAGGATCAATAAAACAACCTTATACTCAATAATTAGCCCATTAGGTAACCCTGGCACAAGAATTGAGCCGGAGCTTGATAATTGGGTCAAAAATGGAAACAAGGTTCGGGTTGGGGAGCTTCAACGCATTATTCGCGATCTTCGCAAGCGAAAGCGGTTCTCTCAAGCCCTTGAG GTTTCTGATTGGATGAACAGGAAAGGTATTTGTGTTTTTGCACCATGTGACCATGCTGTGCAGTTGGATTTGATTGGTAGGGTCCATGGATTTCTTTCTGCAGAAAGCTATTTCAGTAACTTGAAGGACGATGAGAAAACTTATCAGACTTATGGAGCTCTTCTAAATTGTTATGTGCGACAGCGCCAAACTGACAAGGCTCTCTCCCATTTCCGGAAAATGAAGGAGATGGGGATTGCATTATCGACTCTAACTTACAATGACATCATGTGCCTCTACTCAAAAACTGGTCAGTATGAGAAGGTTCCCGATGTGCTAACTGAGATGAAGGCAACAAATATCTTCCCTGACAACTTCAGCTACAGAATCTGCATCAATTCCTATGGTGCAAGATCTGATCTTGAGGGGATGGAAATTATCTTAAGAGAAATGGAGAGCCAACCTCACATTGTTTTGGACTGGAGCACATATGCCTCTGCTGCCCATTTTTACATAAAAGCTAACCTTATTGATAAAGCATCAGATGTTTTGAAGAAAGCAGAAGAGAGACTTGAGCAGAAAGATGGGATTGGCTATAACTTTTTGATATCACTCTATGCTAGTTTAGGGAATAAGTCTGAGGTCCTGAGATTGTGGGATTTAGAGAAAACAGCTTGTAAGAGGTATATCAACCGGGACTACATCACCATGCTGGAAGCTTTGATGAAGCTTGGTGAACATGAAGAAGCTGAGAAAGTGCTAAAGGAGTGGGAATTATCTGGCAATTCCTATGATACCCGCATACCCAATGCTATCATTATTGGATACTGTAATAATGGATTGGTCCAGAATGCAGAAGCCATTCTTGAAGACTTGGTGGAGAAAGGAAAGGCTACCACCCCTAACAGTTGGGCAGTTGTTGCAGCCGGTTACTTTGATGCAGGTAAGACAGAGAGAGGTTTTCAGTGCATGAAGGCTGCCCTCTCTGTATATGTGGAGGGAAAGGGATGGAAACCTGACCCGAAGGTGATTACAAGTATTTTGAGTAAGCTGGGTGATGAAGGTAGCGTTCAAGACGTGGAAGCTTTTGTGGCTGCGCTGAGGACTGTCATCCCTATGAACAGGCAAATGTATCATGCGTTCATAAAGGCAAATATAAGAAATGGGAAGGGAGTGGATGAACTTTTGGACAGCATGAAAGCTGACGGAATAGACGAGGATGAGGAAACAAAGGAAATACTTGTGTGTACGAtggaaaagtaa
- the LOC102629624 gene encoding heat stress transcription factor B-2a-like: protein MAKKFLELNNEGTSTNSSTSQSSPRTKSPAPFLCKTYDLLQERDDDDDDGNKKIVSWNAQGNGFVVWSPAEFSELMLPKYFKHNNFSSFIRQLNTYGFKKTSPKQWEFRHDKFRRGCRHLLVEIVRKKSDPSVFPAYLKAASNEGSIASAAGKEHNNHLLLMEENESLKRERLQLQMQIAEFKALEIKLLDSLSQYMGNFNHQNKVRRLC from the exons ATGGCAAAGAAATTTCTAGAGCTCAACAATGAAGGCACGAGCACGAATTCATCGACAAGCCAGTCGTCTCCAAGAACAAAGAGTCCCGCTCCGTTTTTGTGCAAGACGTATGATTTGTTACAAGAAAGagatgatgacgatgatgacGGCAACAAGAAAATTGTTTCCTGGAACGCACAAGGAAATGGGTTTGTAGTATGGTCACCGGCCGAGTTCTCGGAGCTCATGTTGCCTAAATACTTCAAGCACAACAATTTCTCTAGCTTCATTCGCCAGCTTAATACCTAT GGATTCAAGAAGACATCACCGAAGCAATGGGAATTTAGGCACGACAAGTTTCGGAGGGGCTGCAGGCATTTGTTAGTGGAGATTGTTAGAAAGAAAAGTGATCCCAGCGTGTTTCCAGCTTACTTGAAGGCAGCTTCTAATGAAGGGAGTATTGCATCAGCTGCCGGGAAGGAACATAATAATCACTTGTTACTCATGGAGGAGAATGAGAGTCTAAAGAGAGAGAGGCTGCAGCTGCAGATGCAAATTGCTGAATTTAAAGCACTAGAGATTAAGTTGTTGGATTCTCTTTCTCAGTACATGGGGAATTTTAATCATCAGAATAAAGTTAGGAGATTGTGTTAA
- the LOC107175466 gene encoding pentatricopeptide repeat-containing protein At2g20710, mitochondrial-like, whose product MKCLVEKAEMVVQEMKDMGFARRTIYCYIMMILNYLTGNREKIDALMLEMEEKSINGDQFTLGIRPSAYAAASDIHGMDKIINMTESNPQMVLDFNLLAVLLYMEAGKKDQLYRIWKHYGQTRKVFNKGYMTMMGLLLKLDDVKGAEKTLRNWTSKNLPYDFGLPSSLIDAHCKNGLLEKAQSLINHAETKKGVT is encoded by the exons ATGAAATGTCTTGTGGAGAAAGCAGAGATGGTCGTGCAGGAGATGAAGGACATGGGGTTTGCAAGGAGGACTATTTATTGCTATATTATGATGATTCTCAATTATCTTACGGGAAATCGTGAAAAAATAGATGCTCTGATGcttgaaatggaagaaaagaGCATCAATGGGGACCAATTTACTTTAGGCATCCGGCCCAGTGCATATGCTGCTGCTTCTGATATTCATGGAAtggataaaataattaatatgacGGAGTCCAATCCTCAGATGGTGCTTGATTTCAATCTTCTTGCTGTTTTGCTGTACATGG AAGCTGGCAAGAAAGATCAGTTGTACCGCATCTGGAAGCATTATGGGCAAACGAGGAAAGTATTCAACAAAGGTTATATGACCATGATGGGCTTGCTTTTGAAGCTTGATGATGTCAAAGGTGCTGAGAAGACACTTAGAAATTGGACATCCAAGAATCTGCCTTATGATTTCGGGCTTCCCAGTTCATTGATTGATGCACATTgcaaaaatggtcttttagaAAAAGCTCAATCCCTTATAAATCATgcagaaacaaaaaaaggcGTAACTTAA